In Thunnus thynnus chromosome 11, fThuThy2.1, whole genome shotgun sequence, the following proteins share a genomic window:
- the cryba2b gene encoding beta-crystallin A2b, with protein sequence MNTQQMEQMGQFKITVWEEENFQGKRCEFMLECQNIMERGFNKIRSIKVENGPWVGYEYPEFQGQQFILEKGDYPRYEAWSGNSSYRTEHMLSFRPIKCANHSDSKVTLYECEDFQGRKFEMCDDYPSLQAMGWCSKEVPSIKINSGAWVAYQFPGYRGYQYILERDRHQGEYRNYNEYSTQAHTNQVQSIRRIQH encoded by the exons ATGAACACTCAACAGATGGAGCAGATGGGCCAGTTCAAGATCACTGTCTGGGAGGAGGAGAACTTCCAGGGAAAGCGCTGCGAGTTCATGCTGGAGTGCCAGAACATCATGGAGAGGGGCTTCAACAAGATCCGCTCCATCAAGGTTGAGAACGGACC TTGGGTGGGTTATGAGTACCCCGAGTTCCAGGGACAGCAGTTTATCCTGGAGAAGGGAGACTACCCCCGCTACGAGGCCTGGAGTGGAAACAGCAGCTACAGAACCGAGCACATGCTGTCTTTCAGACCCATCAAGTGCGCC AACCACAGTGACAGCAAGGTGACCCTGTACGAGTGTGAGGACTTCCAGGGCCGTAAGTTCGAGATGTGCGATGACTACCCCTCCCTACAGGCCATGGGCTGGTGCAGCAAGGAGGTGCCCTCCATCAAAATCAACTCCGGAGC ctgggTGGCCTACCAGTTCCCCGGTTACCGTGGCTACCAGTACATcctggagagagacagacaccaAGGCGAGTACAGAAACTACAACGAGTACAGCACCCAGGCTCACACCAACCAGGTGCAGTCCATTCGTAGGATCCAGCACTAA